In the genome of Notamacropus eugenii isolate mMacEug1 chromosome 5, mMacEug1.pri_v2, whole genome shotgun sequence, one region contains:
- the NPAT gene encoding LOW QUALITY PROTEIN: protein NPAT (The sequence of the model RefSeq protein was modified relative to this genomic sequence to represent the inferred CDS: inserted 1 base in 1 codon) codes for MMFLSVRVGAGRVSAPFFLPRSDWLQRTQGAGRVAXGFGAAADAAAGTERCGLGVATRKVFETCLGSQSPSRGLIMLLPSDVARLVLGYLQQENLISTCQTFILESSNLKEYAEHCTDEGFIPACLLSLFGKNLTTILNEYVAMKAKETTNDVPAMMSSLWKKLDHTLSQIRSMQSSPGFAANQRVRTRSGIAEMKRQRKFASQAVPISSELLSLPYQTGQYTSTPLTAAQVIRPMSQNTTQFRANSAFVSQPPDNITTTDSLHIVVPVPQERKIHSSLMSPGRRKSESQRKNITFSGPQSTVRNFQDPNAFTVEKQMVIENAREKILSNKSLQEKLAENINKFLISDSNIAQVPKQADSNPAEQEASIDEILGLQSEIHMSEEAIQDILEQTESDPAFQALFDLFDYGKAKNNKSISQGISGQHLEANQNVLVEENNLAVGNTFGTEESNEHSVEPPFCTDYQTEEASCALKDGNGDDHLKKQETQEQCAPIGSTLQKETFKAPSCIAPEQRCNLEITFESVPNLNDFNQRGNSGPECSEQCTELYTNELSNENEMSLEIAKDPSVSNIPNTPELHPDQSDMPLASFASLDGVAESNENLTNHGKNSSHFLPDISLTEKTPQNSQSCGSPGDCVKLKTIFHTSKSPDCSEIQQNKIETNDILPVPSHQSSECQDDSSNQSKVLPGSIHSSSLNLSDQHKIEGSLEESVTSSKQSSSQSFVNPRHLENKSLSSEPSNSEEMSLEPQEPSSSVKEDSGTVLLSPSKSVECREIEMIPTESNPTEYSHSVPSESLCSSVGEINAEPRSEYEHSRDSTAEVDPSNIVSLKIIISDDPFVSTDTELNNAVSSITGENLPTIILSSPAKSPVKNVGLVKCLTSEETSNTVLSAEKVGDSALVEQNLLVLKPKDSVTNNIQNDDCSAFSAAVTPSVSQDGGFIQLMPATSTTFGNSSNILIATCVTDPTALGTAVTQSNVVVLPNNSAPMAAQPPPPQQLQTPPRSNSMFAVNQAVSPNFSQGSAIIIASPVQPVLQGMVGMIPVSVVGQNGNTFPAPPRQVLHMPLAAPVCNRSVPKLPIPPKSQKVQGTRNKPSAVPGKLTASLGDSLSHPVSLHTQRTLIPEKNMAADLGKKLEDTTIPLSADSTVSTSKPHESHRRVLCFDTSPGVSIQGSNTKTLSQNKERNDIPFVTVDPPTVSSSIVKSSFNVKKEKEKPSGPKILSQSETASSRNTAGKETQPEKKSSLTGLVLDSFHKATANKENELQRDVERQKNQEAIKLSNGHQNGPLWNEKTTASVQELTKKQGPSSNSKNTVSTGTASKELKRDQTSKSASPLTKNSIEKLHDLHWHSPTNRLPSTGDLPVPRTPGSAAGEKHREEPCDSTQTPSSRRYSDESGTPKGMVPPATPDLPACSPASETGSENSVNMAAHTLMILSRAAISRTTSKPLKDNTQQFRSSRTTTKKRKLEDLDERDRPTRSSNKNLPNSAVPIKKKKIKKKKLPNSFPAGMDVDKFLLSLHYDE; via the exons AAACAACAAATGATGTCCCAGCAATGATGTCATCTCTTTGGAAGAAATTAGACCATACACTTTCTCAGATCAG GAGCATGCAGAGTTCCCCAGGGTTTGCTGCTAATCAGAGAG TACGTACAAGAAGTGGAATTGCAGAAATGAAACGACAACGAAAGTTTGCATCTCAGGCAGTTCCCATCAGCTCAGAGTTGTTATCTCTGCCTTACCAGACAGGACAATATACTTCTACTCCTTTAACAGCTGCACAAGTCATCAGACCAATGAGTCAAAATACAACCCAGTTTAGAgcaaattctgcttttgtttCACAGCCTCCTGACAACATTACCA ctACAGATTCTTTACATATTGTAGTTCCTGTACCTCAAGAACGAAAAATTCATTCTAGTTTAATGTCCCCTGGAAGACGAAaaag tgaatctcaaaggaaaaacatCACATTTTCTGGACCTCAGTCCACAGTTCGAAATTTTCAGGACCCAAATGCATTTACGGTAGAGAAA caAATGGTTATTGAAAATGCCAGAGAAAAAATACTGAGCAACAAATCTCTGCAAGAGAAACTTGCAGAAAATATCAACAAATTCTTGATTAG TGACAGCAACATTGCTCAAGTACCCAAGCAAGCTGATAGCAATCCTGCTGAGCAAGAGGCTTCAATTGACGAAATCCTGGGACTTCAG AGTGAAATCCATATGTCTGAAGAGGCTATACAGGATATCTTGGAGCAAACAGAGTCAGACCCAGCATTCCAGGCTCTTTTTGATCTATTTGATTATG GTAAAGCAAAGAATAATAAGAGTATATCACAAGGCATTTCTGGTCAGCATTTGGAAGCCAATCAGAATGTCTTAGTAGAGGAAAATAATCTAGCAGTTGGAAACACTTTTGGAACCGAGGAATCTA atgagcactCTGTTGAGCCTCCTTTTTGTACAGATTATCAAACTGAAGAAGCATCATGTGCCTTGAAGGATGGCAATGGTGATGATCATCTTAAGAAACAGGAAACCCAGGAACAGTGTGCCCCAATAGGATCTACCCtacagaaagaaacatttaaagCACCCTCATGTATTGCTCCTGAACAGAGGTGTAACCTTGAAATCACCTTTGAATCTGTGCCTAATTTGAATGACTTTAACCAAAGAGGAAATTCTGGTCCTGAATGCAGTGAACAGTGTACAGAATTGTACACAAATGAGCTgtccaatgaaaatgaaatgtcttTGGAAATTGCAAAAGACCCTTCAGTGTCTAATATCCCAAATACACCTGAACTACATCCTGATCAGTCTGATATGCCTCTGGCTTCATTTGCTTCCCTTGATGGAGTGGCAGAAAGCAATGAAAACTTAACAAACCATGGGAAAAATTCAAGCCATTTTTTACCAGATATTTCATTAACTGAAAAAACACCTCAAAATAGCCAGTCTTGTGGAAGCCCTGGTGATTGTGTAAAACTTAAAACTATTTTTCATACCTCCAAGTCACCAGATTGTAGTGAAATTCAGCAGAATAAAATTGAAACAAATGATATTTTGCCAGTTCCATCACATCAGTCTTCTGAATGCCAGGATGATTCTTCAAACCAAAGTAAAGTCTTACCTGGTTCCATTCATAGTTCAAGTTTAAATTTGTCTGATCAACACAAAATAGAGGGCTCTCTTGAAGAATCTGTCACTTCCAGCAAACAATCTAGTAGTCAATCTTTTGTGAACCCAcgtcatttggaaaataaaagttTGTCATCAGAGCCCTCCAACTCAGAGGAAATGTCATTGGAACCACAAGAGCCATCATCTTCTGTAAAAGAAGATAGTGGTACTGTTCTTTTGTCCCCTAGCAAAAGTGTTGAATGTAGAGAAATTGAAATGATACCCACTGAGAGTAATCCTACAGAATACAGTCATTCTGTTCCTTCAGAATCCCTGTGTTCTTCAGTGGGAGAGATCAACGCTGAACCTCGAAGTGAATATGAACATTCTAGAGATTCGACAGCAGAAGTGGATCCATCAAATATAGTCTCACTCAAAATTATCATCAGTGATGACCCATTTGTCTCAACTGATACGGAACTAAACAATGCTGTTTCTAGCATCACTGGAGAAAACTTGCCTACTATAATCTTATCTTCTCCAGCAAAATCACCAGTCAAAAATGTAGGATTAGTTAAATGTTTGACTTCAGAAGAAACTTCAAATACTGTTTTATCTGCTGAAAAAGTAGGAGACTCAGCCTTGGTAGAACAGAACCTTTTAGTGCTCAAACCCAAAGACTCTGTAACAAATAACATACAGAATGATGACTGCAGTGCATTTTCAGCAGCCGTCACACCAAGTGTTTCTCAAGATGGAGGATTTATACAGTTGATGCCAGCAACAAGCACAACTTTTGGCAATTCCAGTAATATCCTGATAGCTACCTGTGTGACTGATCCAACAGCCTTGGGAACAGCTGTCACTCAGTCTAATGTTGTAGTGTTACCTAACAATTCTGCACCTATGGCTGCTCAACCCCCACCACCACAGCAGTTACAGACGCCTCCAAGATCAAACAGTATGTTTGCAGTGAACCAAGCAGTATCACCTAACTTTTCACAAG gatCTGCCATCATAATTGCCTCTCCAGTTCAGCCTGTACTCCAGGGAATGGTAGGAATGATTCCTGTATCAGTAGTAGGGCAAAATGGAAATACTTTTCCAGCCCCTCCCAGACAG GTTCTGCATATGCCTTTAGCAGCACCAGTCTGCAACAGAAGTGTCCCTAAACTCCCCATTCCTCCAAAATCTCAAAAAGTCCAGGGAACAAGAAACAAGCCTAGTGCAG TTCCAGGAAAGTTGACAGCCAGCTTGGGGGATTCTTTGAGCCACCCAGTTAGTTTGCATACACAGAG AACTCTAATTCCTGAAAAGAATATGGCTGCAGATCTTGGGAAGAAATTAGAAGACACCACAATTCCTCTTTCAGCAGACAGTACAGTGTCCACTAGCAAACCACATGAAAGTCACAGGCGTGTGCTATGCTTTGATACATCTCCTGGAGTCAGCATCCAAGGGTCTAATACCAAAACACTGtctcaaaacaaagaaagaaatgacattcCTTTTGTTACTGTGGACCCTCCCACCGTGTcatcctccattgtaaaatcctCTTTTAatgtcaaaaaagagaaagaaaaaccttCTGGGCCTAAGATTTTATCACAGTCAGAAACTGCAAGCAGTAGGAATACAGCTGGGAAAGAAACCCAACCTGAAAAAAAGAGTTCACTGACTGGCCTGGTTCTTGATTCTTTTCATAAAGCAACGGCTAATAAGGAGAATGAGCTACAAAGGGATGTGGAAAGGCAGAAGAATCAGGAAGCCATCAAATTATCAAATGGGCATCAGAATGGTCCTTTATGGAATGAGAAAACTACTGCCTCAGTTCAAGAACTGACTAAAAAACAGGGGCCATCTTCGAACAGTAAAAACACTGTTTCAACAGGGACAGCTTCAAAGGAGCTAAAACGAGATCAGACTAGTAAATCTGCCAGTCCTTTAACTAAAAACAGTATAGAAAAATTACATGACCTTCATTGGCACAGCCCAACTAACAGACTCCCCAGTACTGGGGATTTACCTGTGCCTCGGACACCAGGATCAGCAGCTGGGGAGAAACATAGAGAAGAACCCTGTGACAGCACCCAGACTCCCTCCAGTAGACGTTACAGTGATGAGAGTGGCACTCCCAAGGGAATGGTCCCTCCTGCCACTCCAGACTTACCAGCCTGTAGCCCTGCCAGTGAAACAGGGAGTGAAAATAGTGTAAACATGGCAGCTCATACTTTAATGATTCTCTCACGGGCCGCCATCTCAAGGACTACTTCAAAACCTCTCAAAGATAATACACAGCAATTTAGATCTTCAaggaccaccacaaaaaaaagaaaactagaagatTTAGATGAGCGTGATCGACCTACACGTTCTTCTAATAAAAATCTTCCAAATTCAGCAGTgccaataaaaaagaagaaaattaag AAAAAGAAGCTACCTAATTCATTTCCTGCTGGAATGGACGTGGACaaatttttgttgtctttgcATTATGATGAATAA